A window of the bacterium genome harbors these coding sequences:
- a CDS encoding polyprenyl synthetase family protein — protein MELGQIYSPVQGDLEALDGRLRAELTSDDPFIGDLVAHVLRTHGKMVRPALVCLSALACAGGERRPPDRVGRLEIAGAVELIHVASLVHDDVIDTADLRRGQATVNSVWGNQVAVLLGDYLFSKAFHMLARLRQADLAAAMAWATVRMSQAEIKQIKYGNTPHTDETIYFDIIEGKTAQLMSAACRCGAMTAGAGEDEAAALAAFGLEWGMAFQITDDALDLTASASSLGKPIGSDIQTGKVTLPIIHALLRAPEADRRHLEAVLTRTNGDAREDPTADVREILARCGAVDYALDVARARADRAAAALGRLRDSPARSSLHGLVEFVTVRTR, from the coding sequence ATGGAACTCGGCCAAATCTACTCGCCCGTTCAGGGCGATCTCGAGGCGCTGGACGGGCGTCTGCGGGCGGAGTTGACGAGCGACGACCCGTTTATCGGGGACCTCGTCGCGCACGTGCTGCGCACCCACGGCAAGATGGTCCGTCCGGCGTTGGTCTGCCTCAGCGCGCTCGCGTGCGCCGGCGGCGAACGGCGGCCGCCGGACCGCGTGGGGCGGCTCGAGATTGCCGGCGCCGTCGAGCTGATCCACGTCGCGTCGCTGGTGCACGACGACGTCATCGACACCGCGGACCTGCGCCGGGGCCAGGCGACCGTGAACTCGGTGTGGGGCAATCAGGTGGCCGTGTTGTTGGGCGACTACTTGTTCAGCAAGGCGTTTCACATGCTCGCGCGGTTGCGGCAGGCCGATCTCGCCGCCGCGATGGCGTGGGCCACGGTGCGGATGAGCCAGGCGGAGATCAAGCAGATCAAGTACGGCAACACGCCGCACACCGACGAGACGATCTACTTCGACATCATCGAGGGCAAGACGGCCCAGTTGATGAGCGCGGCGTGCCGGTGCGGAGCGATGACCGCCGGCGCGGGCGAGGACGAGGCCGCAGCGCTCGCGGCGTTCGGCCTCGAGTGGGGGATGGCATTTCAGATCACCGACGACGCCCTGGACCTGACGGCGAGCGCGTCGAGCCTCGGCAAACCCATCGGCAGCGACATCCAGACCGGCAAGGTGACGCTGCCGATCATCCACGCGCTGCTCCGCGCGCCGGAGGCGGATCGGCGGCACCTGGAGGCGGTGTTGACGCGGACGAACGGCGACGCGCGGGAGGATCCCACCGCGGATGTCCGCGAGATTCTGGCTCGGTGCGGTGCCGTGGACTACGCGCTGGATGTCGCGCGCGCGCGCGCGGACCGCGCCGCGGCGGCGCTTGGGCGCCTGCGCGACTCGCCCGCCCGCTCGAGCCTGCACGGGCTCGTCGAGTTCGTCACGGTGCGGACTCGTTAA
- a CDS encoding sensor histidine kinase, producing MTRRAPATVTMTSPPAGVRADDAARPWQRLRDVLFRVAVQTTSAHLARARDTIVTAWQASLRRRVPRYHDVVETAAWGADGLRVVLEVARAWTAEEKALARDAVFRTARAVAGEQLRRGFSLEEIQQALALFRLAVLAEIQRMLRRRLWLAFPWDVMRVADRINEAIDLEMLAIGQAYLDERAGVIHRREQELVAGNEQLRTLLQEMHHRIKNNLQTLADLLYLEGREAGSPEVASRLRDSLARVKSIATVHRLLSLDHIGEADGRRLAEAIAETVCRDLGAPGTYLDVRVDGPSVLLPSKQATSLALVLGELLTNAIEHAFVGRTRGAVLITLHERGGEVTVVVRDDGVGLPAELDPQQVESLGLSIVRTLVSRDLRGRLRMWVDGGTIAEVAFRR from the coding sequence ATGACGCGTCGAGCCCCGGCGACGGTCACGATGACCTCTCCTCCGGCGGGCGTCCGCGCGGACGACGCGGCCCGCCCGTGGCAGCGGCTGCGCGACGTCCTGTTCCGCGTGGCGGTGCAGACGACGAGCGCGCACCTCGCCCGCGCGCGTGACACGATCGTCACGGCGTGGCAGGCGTCGCTGCGCCGACGCGTGCCCCGGTACCACGACGTCGTCGAGACCGCGGCGTGGGGCGCCGACGGGTTGCGGGTGGTGCTGGAGGTCGCGCGCGCGTGGACGGCGGAGGAGAAAGCGCTTGCCCGCGACGCAGTGTTCCGGACCGCGCGCGCGGTCGCGGGAGAGCAACTCCGGCGGGGCTTCTCGCTCGAGGAGATCCAGCAGGCGCTCGCCCTGTTCCGGCTCGCCGTCCTGGCGGAGATCCAGCGCATGCTGCGCCGGCGACTGTGGCTCGCGTTCCCCTGGGACGTGATGCGCGTCGCCGACCGGATCAACGAGGCGATCGATCTGGAGATGCTGGCGATCGGGCAGGCGTACCTCGACGAGCGCGCGGGGGTCATTCATCGGCGCGAACAGGAACTGGTGGCCGGGAACGAGCAGCTGCGGACGCTGCTCCAAGAGATGCACCACCGCATCAAGAACAACCTCCAAACCCTCGCCGACCTGCTCTATCTCGAGGGGCGCGAGGCGGGATCGCCGGAGGTCGCGAGCCGCCTGCGGGACAGCCTGGCGCGGGTGAAGAGCATCGCGACGGTCCACCGCCTGCTGTCGCTGGACCACATCGGCGAGGCCGACGGCCGACGGCTCGCCGAAGCGATCGCGGAGACCGTGTGCCGCGACCTCGGCGCGCCGGGGACGTACCTCGACGTGCGCGTGGACGGCCCATCCGTCTTGTTGCCGAGCAAGCAGGCGACCTCGCTCGCCCTGGTGCTGGGCGAGTTGCTGACGAACGCGATCGAGCACGCCTTCGTCGGGCGTACGCGGGGCGCGGTGCTGATCACGCTCCACGAGCGCGGGGGCGAGGTCACGGTAGTCGTGCGCGACGACGGCGTGGGGCTGCCCGCCGAGCTGGACCCCCAGCAGGTCGAGTCCCTCGGGCTGTCCATTGTGCGCACCCTCGTCTCCCGCGATCTGCGCGGACGGCTCCGGATGTGGGTGGACGGCGGGACG